GCGCGGGAGCTGGCGGAGGAGGCCGACCTGCGCGCGACCACGTGGCACACGCTCGTCGACTTCTTCACCTCACCGGGCGGCAGCGACGAGCGGATCCGAATCTTCCTCGCCCGGGGCCTGACCGGTGTGCCCGAGAGCCACCGTCACCAGCGGGAGGCCGAAGAGCTGGACATGGACCTGGCCTGGGTACCGCTGCAGGACGTGGTGGCCGCCGCCCTGACGGGGCGGGTCCACAACCCCAGCACCGTCACGGGCGTCCTCGCCGCGCATGCGGCTCGCGGGCAGGGATGGTCCCCGCTGCGACCGGCCGACGCGCCGTGGCAGCCGGCCTGGCACCGCGACTGAGCGCCGGAGTCAGGAGCGCACGCTGCGCTCGTGCATCGCCGCCAGGGTGAACGCCGTGGTCGCCACCAGCAGCGCCGCCCCGATCATGTGCATACCCACGAGGAGCTCGGGCAGGCCGGTGAAGTACTGCACGTAGCCGATCGCGCCCTGCGCGAGCGTCACCGCGATGAGGAGCCAGACCCGCCGTCGCAGCGTGCCGACGCGCCTGACCGCCCCCTTGCCGGCGCGCACGACGTTGACGGCGAACGCCAGCAGCAGACCGGTGAAGACCCACACCGACCCCGCGTGCAACCGGGCGACCAACACCGGGTCCACCTCGAACCGGTAGCCCATCTCCGCGTCGCCCGAGTGCGGGCCCGCACCGGTGACGATCATGCCCAGCACGACCACGACGGCGGCCACGCCTGCCAGTGACCAGCCCAGCCCCCGGGCGGGCCGGCCCAGCACCGGGGCCATCCGGCGTGGGCGGAACCACCCCACCACCAACCAGGCGGAGATCCACACCAGCACCGCCGAGATGAGGAAGTGCGAGCCGACCAGCGCCGGGTGCAGCTCGAAGCGCACCGTCATCCCGCCGAGCACCGCCTGCAGCACCGACAGGGCGAGGGGTAGCGCGACCAGCCGCCGGTAGGCCGCCGTCGGCGCGGGCTGGACGCCCGAGGCCCGTACCGCCTGGACCAGCACCACCAGCAGCAGCGCCACCAGGACCACCACGGCACCGAGCACCCGGTTGCCGAACTCCACGTACGGGTGGATGGAGGTCGCGTCATGGAAGGTGGGGGAGAACTGGCCGGGCTCGCAGTTCGGCCACGAGGAGCAGCCCAGTCCCGAGCCGGTCAGGCGCACTGCGCCTCCGGTGCCGATGATGACGATCTGCGCGACGAGATTGCTCACCACGGCGATCGTGGTCAGCCGGGCGATGGTCTGGGGCCTCACGTGACTACGGTAATCCGCGCCGGAGCCCTCACGGCGCCGTCGGCGTGGTGCCGGACGTGGGACGGCACACAGTCATTGCCAGCGGAACCAGCGCGCCGTCGCCGCGGTGAGCACGAGGGTCCACCCGGCCAGCACCGCCA
Above is a window of Ruania suaedae DNA encoding:
- a CDS encoding NUDIX domain-containing protein yields the protein MSEPLHDERTDLPISDRRELHSGYVMDLVSEAVDLGIAGEVRREFVRHPGAVAVVALDDEDRVALVRQYRHPVRAHLWEVPAGLLDVPGEPLQAAAARELAEEADLRATTWHTLVDFFTSPGGSDERIRIFLARGLTGVPESHRHQREAEELDMDLAWVPLQDVVAAALTGRVHNPSTVTGVLAAHAARGQGWSPLRPADAPWQPAWHRD
- a CDS encoding COX15/CtaA family protein, with the protein product MRPQTIARLTTIAVVSNLVAQIVIIGTGGAVRLTGSGLGCSSWPNCEPGQFSPTFHDATSIHPYVEFGNRVLGAVVVLVALLLVVLVQAVRASGVQPAPTAAYRRLVALPLALSVLQAVLGGMTVRFELHPALVGSHFLISAVLVWISAWLVVGWFRPRRMAPVLGRPARGLGWSLAGVAAVVVVLGMIVTGAGPHSGDAEMGYRFEVDPVLVARLHAGSVWVFTGLLLAFAVNVVRAGKGAVRRVGTLRRRVWLLIAVTLAQGAIGYVQYFTGLPELLVGMHMIGAALLVATTAFTLAAMHERSVRS